The following nucleotide sequence is from Salvelinus sp. IW2-2015 linkage group LG26, ASM291031v2, whole genome shotgun sequence.
GTGGATATGCAAAGAAAGTTGGTAAGTAAATGGCGTCTGTAAAAATCCTTCTCCCCCACAATAAAATGGTACGGTGGATAATATGTTTACAAGAAAATgtctctagctagctagttaccattAGAAAAGATAACTGGGTGATGAACCCAGGAACAGGTAAATTACAGACATGATGAGCAATGTTATTTCTTTGATTACAGTATGAATAATTATAGCATCAATATAGTGAGGTAGCTAGCTACTTGCTATGTACCACAGTTCCTGACATAACTTCATGCATGTGCAATCAAAATAATTATTTCACACCCACCCACTGAATCACAGCATCTGACTTGCTTTTGCATATTATCTCTAATTGTGAAGTTTATCTCAAGGCACTGGATCTTTAGAATTTCATCCGAGTGTTTCCTTGCCACATAGCATTCAGGACAATATCTTGAGCCAATGTTGTTAAATATATGCTATTGCATTTACAGATCAATTAATCAGTTAATAAATGTAACTGTTTGTAAGACTTTTTTCAAAATCTATACATGGAAACAATTTCATATGTTTATCAAAAACACTGGGGAGAGATGGCTAGAACAAAGCAGAGACAAAGCAGAAGTCCAATCTTGTTCATGTTCTCTAACTCATTGTTCCATGTTTTGTAATAAGACCAGTGAAAGCCGTGCTAAAGTATTGAATGAGTCATAACCTGTTTTCATCTCAActtactttctctctcccagCTGCCAAAGGGAAGGGCAAGGGCATGGTGAAAGATGTGCTGAAGGGACCGGAGGTGTGTAAGGACCCTGTGAAGCTCACCTCTCACGCTGTTGGAGTCAACATTTTTAAGCAAGGAGACGACCCTGCACTGAAACCTGCCGAGGAGTACCCAGAGTGGTAAGTGCTCAAATATGGTACTACCTTGAGAAGATAGCTGGAGATCAGTTATGTTTTTCTGCGATATTTTATTAATGCTCAACTTCATGTCCATGAATAGCAGCTTTTGTTTTAAACATATAATGTTATTAAttaataattacaaatcatttcatATGATCAATTTAAGTGACACCAAGCTGCTACCTCTCTTGCCTCCCAGGCTGTTCCGGTTGCAGCTGGGTCCCCCTAAGAATGTCCATGAGCTGGAGCCAGATAGCCATGAGTACTGGAAGGTCCTGAGGAAGGAGCACATGTTGCGCTTTAACAGGTTACACAAAGGGAAGAAGCTGTAGGACCCAGAGCCAGTGAGAGAGAGCCCCTCAGTGATCAGCTGCTCTCTGCAGATCTGTGTTCTGTGTACACCAGACACTACAGCATAGCTGTAACCTGACCAACTCAATACTGTCAGTCTGTATGTCATCTTTCTGCTGAAAAGGAATCACCAATCACCTTGAGAACTTGGACTTGTTGTaagtaaagtaaaaaagaaagacCTGGATTTTTTATTAATCTTAACTTTTGCCTTTTGATTTCGTATCTCAAATGTTACCATCTATAAGCTTCTTTGAAAAATATCACACATTCAATTTTCACATTATGTGAGAGTAGGAGTTTTGATTCACATCTTGCAGATGGCATCTGGAATACTCTGTGATCGATGCATGGCGGTGCTAGATACTTTCAGAAAAATGAAGGCCTTGTTTATTCTTGTCATTTGTCAGAGTGAACACCTAAATAAATACCCGTTGAGGTCTATTTATTTCATGCAAGAGTTTGTCTATCAATGGTGAATAAACATCATTCTAAATTCAATGActgtttctgtttttattatttttgaaatTTTGATTTTGATTAATCTGCAACATGTGGTTGAGTTTGATCATTCCAAGCTTCTCTGGCTGAGTTCACAATGGAGcccaattatgatattttttccactaattggtcaatcacatcagatcttttctcAACAGCTCTTttccagagctgatctgattggtcaaaagacccaATTATTGAAAAAGATCAGAAAAGGGGCTATCTGTCTAAATGCATtcttagatatactgtatatttcccaCTGAAGCTGAGTGTTGGTGTGCATAGATAGAGAAGGTGAAAGTAGGCTAAACCTAAGGGGGAACATGGTTgctttcatgaaaatacaagggATGACACAAAAAGAGGAAACGATGTGAAATGAGGAGTGACGCATTGTTAACCTAATTGGGAGAATATTATTCACACAGACGAGATTGGCAAAGGCAAATTACTGTAGGCTACTTCTGAAATAGAGATTGAGATTTAGAGATTTCTGAACTAGTAGAGCGTTCGGTCTGTCTGTTCTTCCACTGTAAATGATTGAACAACTTATCTAATCGAAAACATCATCGGAATCGGTAAAGAAGCAGGGGTTTGTATGCTTTGAGATAAACATAGTAGTTTACGTGGACAAAGAAATTAATCTCAGGTTATTCCGTATGCATCTGAATAGAACGCAAGTAAATGGATGCGCTTTCAGTTTTTTGGTAAATTCGGATAAATAGGCTACAGCAGTTGGCAGATATTTATTTGTTGTTATAATCTAATGTGTTAATTTTTAGGAGGTAGatcagcttcttttttttttgtatacatgttATAGCTTTTAGCTAGGCTATGTAAAATCCAATCATACGTTATTTTTGCATGCTTGCATACCAATCACTAAGCATCAGCAAGTGAAAGTTGTGACAATGTGTCTTCTGTATTGTTCTGCCATCACAGCCACTCAAGGTGTGACTGGCACCCTTGACTCTGAATGACCACTGTTGCAGTCGAGTTACCGCTTAAAATTATGTTTTAATTTGAGAACTGTGAAAACTAGGATCAATAACCATTATTTACAATTGTTATTTTCCCTCCAAACAACAgtattgtttaaagacagattagagATAGGTGACTGGAATCTAAGCATTGGGACGTTAAGTGAAGGAGCTCGGAACAGGTTAGCTGACATGCTGGACAAAGCCAAATGTGGATGGCGACAACTTGCCAATGTTATCACTGAGCAATCTCGATTCCGCTGCAGGTGAGACTTTGAAATTAAACACTCAATGTTAAAAACATTGACTCATAATCAATACAGATTTGATGTTGATATGTAAATCCATACCTTATATTCTTCACAGAAGAATCTTTGTCATCTTTACCCAATGATAACAGTCAATCTGTAACTTTTAATTTGTGATGTTGTGAAGCTGTGGAAGTCTGAAAGATGGCATAAAGCCCCATGGAGAGAATGAGTGTTTCTCCTGACCTGACAGGGGTTTGCCACCATTGATTGACAGTGAGAATGAGATGATCAGCTGTTCGCTCCAGATTCTCAGCCTAACAGGCAGCCCCGGCCGCTACCTCCTGGAGAGACTGTCTGAGCGCTCCTTCACCCTGGGCTTCCTGCTGCACTGCTTGAAGACAAAGGAGCACCATGACGCTGTCCAGTACCTCACTGCCACAAATAGCCTAAACCTCAACAAattcctgactctctctctgaaatATGTGACATATAGTCCAGCTCCATTTTGGCAAAACATCAACACTACAGGCATCCTCTCAGTCATCTTAcctggtgtgtgcgtgcatgcgtgtgtttgtacgtgagtgtgtgtgtgtttatgtgtgcatttGTTTAGTGATGGAGCTGATCCAGATAACAATGCAGCCCAAGGCCCAGCATGCTACAGAGGGAGGCAGGTGGTGCTGGTCTGTAAGGCCAGTGGTCCTACTGCTATTGGCTTCCAGTGGTTCAGAGGCAAAGAAGAGGTCAGTCCATTGCATATTGCAGTCATTATATACCCAGTTCCCACATACAGTGAGAAGTGCTGTTGATTTGAGGAAAGCATTTTAGACATgcaacacacaaaacatgaagaagATGCTTCCATGCCACTGGTCAGTGAGTGAGATAATAGGTTCTGGGTGGAAGCAGTCCAGAGCTGGTCCTTTGCCCTTTAACCCCAACCTACCATGGACACTGCATCTGCAGGTTCAAACATGGAGAGAGCTTAATCTTCTCCCAGTGTGCACATGTCCGCCTGGTCCGGTCAGCTGGCTCCAGCTCAGTTAACTCCATGATAAACTATGATATTAGAACATAATAATGTAATGTACATGACTGCTTGCTTAGCCAGTACCACTTTCTTCTGATTCGGCCCATATCTGGCATGAACTCGGGACATCTGCCAAAATGCGGTGTGGTTCAACTATaacactgacattttgccaagtcagagatgagtggccgagaCCGAGACGCGTGCGGACAGCAGTGTACACATCAATTCAGGTTACAATCACTGATTCATA
It contains:
- the mrpl54 gene encoding large ribosomal subunit protein mL54, encoding MNVKDMHGGHLCYPLPQERMAGYGLFCSTMRIKCFATNTPVRFCMSKLLYRIPTCGYAKKVAAKGKGKGMVKDVLKGPEVCKDPVKLTSHAVGVNIFKQGDDPALKPAEEYPEWLFRLQLGPPKNVHELEPDSHEYWKVLRKEHMLRFNRLHKGKKL